From Bacillus basilensis, a single genomic window includes:
- a CDS encoding Rrf2 family transcriptional regulator, translating to MGISSRFTVGVHMLTLLAIDRNSRCTSEWIAGSVNTNPVVIRRITGMLKRAGLVDVQAGKGGTTLARDLEEITLLDVYKAVEVVEEGQLFSFHENPNIECPVGANIQSVLEIILMQAQEAMENVLANVTVDQLVTNLKCKMKE from the coding sequence ATGGGGATTAGTAGTCGTTTTACAGTAGGTGTTCATATGCTGACATTACTTGCGATAGATCGAAACTCTCGCTGTACCTCTGAATGGATTGCCGGTAGTGTGAATACAAATCCAGTTGTGATTCGTCGCATTACAGGAATGTTGAAGAGAGCAGGACTTGTTGATGTACAAGCTGGTAAAGGTGGTACGACACTTGCTCGTGATTTAGAAGAAATTACATTACTTGATGTATATAAAGCAGTGGAAGTTGTAGAAGAAGGACAGCTATTTTCCTTCCATGAAAATCCCAACATTGAATGTCCAGTAGGAGCTAATATTCAATCAGTATTAGAAATTATTTTAATGCAAGCGCAAGAAGCGATGGAAAACGTACTTGCAAATGTAACGGTAGATCAATTAGTTACAAATTTAAAGTGTAAAATGAAAGAGTAA
- a CDS encoding multidrug resistance efflux transporter family protein: MRAILLGLLSSAFFSATFIINRAMNVSGTSWAWTASFRFLFALPILFLIVLFRKNFNGLWEELKKHPLAWIGWGSVAGIGFYSLLSFAAVFSPAWLVAGTWQVTILAGLLLSPLFFIKIETKSGTKLVRGKIPLRSLYVALFILLGVICMQATEAGHITMTQFISGFLPVVLAAFLYPFGNRKMMELVGGRLDTFQRVLGMAIGSLPITILLGIYGFSTTGIPTSSQMLQGFLLALCSGVIATMTFFFATDLAKDNFALLGAVEATQAGTMVFTVLGEIVFLNGSFPGGLSLFGMIIIMLGMVANSVLNRSVPVVKQKKTA; this comes from the coding sequence ATGCGCGCAATATTATTAGGACTTTTATCATCGGCCTTTTTTTCTGCAACCTTTATTATTAATAGAGCGATGAATGTATCTGGAACGAGCTGGGCTTGGACAGCTTCCTTCCGTTTTTTATTTGCTCTCCCTATTTTATTCCTTATAGTTTTATTTCGCAAAAACTTTAACGGTTTATGGGAAGAGTTAAAGAAACATCCATTGGCGTGGATCGGATGGGGTTCTGTTGCAGGTATTGGTTTCTATTCTTTATTAAGTTTCGCAGCTGTCTTTTCTCCAGCTTGGCTCGTTGCTGGAACTTGGCAAGTTACGATATTAGCAGGTTTACTACTATCACCACTATTTTTCATTAAAATAGAGACGAAATCAGGAACAAAACTTGTACGCGGAAAAATTCCACTTCGCAGCTTATACGTTGCATTATTTATTTTACTTGGTGTAATTTGTATGCAGGCAACTGAAGCAGGCCACATTACAATGACTCAGTTCATTTCAGGTTTTTTACCTGTCGTGTTAGCTGCTTTCTTATATCCGTTCGGCAACCGAAAAATGATGGAGCTTGTTGGTGGACGTCTCGATACGTTCCAACGCGTATTAGGAATGGCAATTGGAAGTCTCCCTATTACTATTTTACTTGGCATATACGGATTTTCTACTACCGGTATTCCAACATCCAGCCAAATGCTACAAGGATTTTTATTAGCATTATGTTCCGGCGTAATTGCAACGATGACATTTTTCTTCGCTACTGACTTAGCCAAAGATAACTTCGCTCTACTTGGAGCTGTTGAAGCAACGCAAGCTGGAACGATGGTCTTTACCGTGCTTGGCGAAATTGTTTTCTTGAATGGTTCATTCCCTGGTGGTCTTTCCCTATTTGGAATGATTATTATTATGTTAGGAATGGTTGCCAATAGCGTATTAAACCGATCTGTTCCAGTCGTTAAACAGAAAAAAACAGCATAA
- a CDS encoding ABC transporter ATP-binding protein, with amino-acid sequence MSLQIQNLTKLFGESKAVNGLQISLPKGEVLGLLGRNGAGKTTTIKMLLGLLTPNEGSITWNGKPFGTSGITIGYLPEERGLYTKSRVIDQLRYFGRLEGMTKKEVDLAIDHWLERLAIPEYKFKTAGELSKGNQQKIQLIAALLHNPELLILDEPFSGLDPVNAGMLASIIEEQVQSGKTIILSSHRMEQVEAFCQHVCILKKGEAVVKGQLSDIKKEYGFRNLTIEDTEENEKGLESIHVSYEKQQGLLYVQVQDDAEALKILQQLQEQGVTLRQFKMLEPTLNEIFVERAK; translated from the coding sequence TTGAGTTTACAAATTCAAAACTTAACGAAACTATTTGGGGAATCAAAAGCAGTGAACGGCTTGCAAATTTCGTTGCCAAAAGGTGAAGTGCTAGGATTACTTGGACGAAATGGTGCAGGAAAAACTACGACAATCAAAATGCTTCTCGGATTATTAACGCCTAATGAAGGCTCTATTACATGGAATGGAAAACCATTTGGGACTAGCGGGATAACAATTGGTTATTTACCAGAAGAAAGAGGTTTATATACGAAAAGTAGAGTAATAGACCAGTTGCGATATTTTGGTAGATTAGAAGGCATGACGAAGAAAGAAGTAGATCTCGCTATTGATCACTGGTTAGAGCGATTAGCAATACCGGAATATAAATTTAAAACGGCAGGAGAGCTTTCGAAAGGGAACCAGCAAAAAATCCAATTAATTGCTGCTCTTCTTCATAATCCAGAACTGCTCATTTTAGATGAACCATTTAGCGGGCTGGATCCAGTTAATGCTGGGATGTTAGCTAGCATTATTGAAGAACAAGTACAGAGCGGAAAGACGATTATTTTATCTAGTCATCGTATGGAACAAGTAGAGGCTTTTTGCCAACATGTATGTATTTTGAAAAAAGGCGAAGCTGTCGTAAAAGGCCAGTTAAGTGATATTAAAAAAGAATACGGTTTCCGCAATTTAACGATTGAAGATACAGAAGAGAATGAGAAGGGATTAGAATCTATTCATGTATCGTATGAAAAACAACAAGGCCTTCTTTATGTGCAAGTACAAGATGATGCAGAAGCTCTAAAGATTTTACAACAATTGCAAGAACAAGGTGTTACCTTACGACAATTTAAAATGTTAGAGCCGACGTTAAACGAAATCTTTGTAGAGAGGGCGAAATAA
- a CDS encoding MIP/aquaporin family protein, producing the protein MLKKAIAEFIGTFVLVLFGTGVAVIGGGIEGIGTLGIAMAFGLSIVAMAYSIGTISGCHINPAVSVAMFINKRMNAMELCYYVLAQILGGLLGTATLVTILKSAKTPLDNLGQNGFGTLGLSGAFLVEFILTFVFVLVIVAVTGKKGSSSLAGLVIGFTLVLVHLLGIPLTGTSVNPARSIAPALFAGGEALSQLWVFIVAPILGSIVAAIVGKFILNTEK; encoded by the coding sequence ATGTTAAAAAAAGCAATCGCTGAATTTATTGGTACATTTGTACTTGTATTATTCGGAACTGGAGTAGCTGTCATTGGCGGCGGAATTGAAGGAATTGGAACATTAGGAATCGCTATGGCTTTCGGTCTATCTATTGTAGCTATGGCATATAGCATCGGAACAATTTCTGGATGTCACATTAACCCAGCAGTATCAGTAGCTATGTTCATCAACAAAAGAATGAACGCTATGGAACTTTGTTATTATGTATTAGCTCAAATTTTAGGTGGTTTATTAGGAACTGCAACGTTAGTAACAATTTTAAAATCTGCTAAAACACCTTTAGATAATTTAGGACAAAATGGTTTTGGAACTCTTGGTTTATCTGGAGCATTTCTAGTTGAATTTATTTTAACTTTCGTATTCGTATTAGTGATCGTTGCTGTAACAGGTAAAAAAGGAAGCTCTTCTCTAGCGGGATTAGTAATTGGTTTCACATTAGTGTTAGTTCACTTATTAGGTATTCCGTTAACTGGAACGTCTGTTAATCCAGCCCGTAGTATCGCACCAGCTTTATTCGCTGGCGGAGAAGCACTTTCTCAACTATGGGTATTCATCGTTGCACCAATTCTTGGTAGTATCGTAGCGGCTATCGTAGGTAAATTCATTTTAAATACTGAAAAATAG
- a CDS encoding ABC transporter permease, which yields MRKFSHVFSFYFREAFLSKKSLITSAILFLVVFGLFAFNHFTADNDKGKDKFAVVTESDTYKVQESDVTKLLPSAKVTVENKDKFNELRKQVEDGDLDGLFRITEKNGIPEVTYMYSGFPSQSTATLMASYLKEQYTAVMIEKNNVSVEVAKQLQMEIPLKQEAVKDHASSFGIGYVFSFALYMFIIVFGTAIGTTIASEKSSRVMELMLPKVKPLTMLHAKILAIVSSALLLLITASLGFLVPYLLGWVDLENASLVGLALDFSKLDAVVISMFVVYFVTGYLLYAMLYAAVGAVVSKIEDVQSLSFPITMLGIAAFFISIKSLFDPNSTLAVVSSYIPFFTPMVTFSRLVAGEAGTVEIIVTLVILLVTIAIVNMLASRIYVNGVMNYSDKVKFKDLAKFIKRQ from the coding sequence ATGCGTAAATTTTCTCACGTATTTTCATTTTATTTTAGAGAAGCGTTTTTATCTAAAAAATCATTAATTACGAGTGCGATTTTATTTTTAGTTGTGTTTGGACTTTTTGCGTTTAATCATTTCACTGCTGATAATGACAAAGGGAAAGATAAATTTGCCGTAGTAACGGAAAGTGATACGTATAAAGTGCAAGAAAGTGATGTAACAAAGTTACTTCCATCTGCTAAAGTAACTGTAGAAAATAAGGATAAGTTTAATGAGTTACGTAAGCAAGTAGAAGATGGGGATTTAGACGGTCTATTCCGTATTACAGAAAAGAATGGTATTCCGGAAGTGACGTATATGTATAGTGGTTTTCCGAGTCAATCAACTGCTACACTTATGGCGAGTTATTTAAAAGAACAATATACAGCGGTAATGATTGAAAAGAATAATGTATCAGTAGAAGTAGCAAAGCAGTTACAGATGGAAATTCCGTTAAAACAAGAGGCAGTAAAGGATCATGCATCTTCCTTTGGCATTGGCTATGTTTTCTCGTTTGCCTTATATATGTTTATTATTGTGTTTGGAACTGCAATTGGGACGACGATAGCATCTGAAAAGTCGTCTCGTGTTATGGAGTTAATGCTTCCGAAAGTAAAACCATTAACAATGCTACATGCCAAAATTTTAGCAATTGTTTCTAGTGCTTTACTATTACTTATTACTGCTTCCCTCGGTTTTCTTGTACCATATTTATTAGGTTGGGTAGACCTAGAAAATGCATCTTTAGTGGGACTTGCACTAGACTTTTCTAAGTTGGATGCTGTAGTAATTAGTATGTTCGTTGTATATTTTGTTACGGGCTACTTACTATATGCAATGTTATATGCAGCGGTTGGTGCTGTTGTATCAAAAATTGAGGATGTGCAATCTCTTTCGTTCCCAATTACAATGTTAGGTATAGCAGCATTTTTCATTAGTATTAAATCACTATTTGATCCTAATAGTACATTGGCTGTAGTTAGTTCGTATATTCCATTCTTTACACCTATGGTTACATTTTCAAGGCTTGTAGCGGGTGAAGCAGGAACTGTAGAGATTATTGTGACTTTAGTCATTTTATTGGTGACTATTGCTATCGTCAATATGCTTGCAAGTCGCATTTACGTAAACGGCGTAATGAATTACTCAGATAAAGTGAAATTTAAAGATTTAGCAAAATTCATAAAGCGTCAATAA
- a CDS encoding 5'-nucleotidase, lipoprotein e(P4) family translates to MKMKRGITTLLSVAVLSTSLVACSGTPEKTVAKEEKVKLTDQQLMADLWYQTAGETKALYYQGYNIGQLKLDAALAKGTEKKPAIVLDLDETVLDNSPHQAMSVKTGKGYPYKWDDWINKAEAEALPGAIDFLKYTESKGVDIYYISNRKTNQLDATIKNLERVGAPQATKEHILLQDPKEKGKEKRRELVSQTHNIILFFGDNLSDFTGFDGKSVKDRNQAVADSKAQFGEKFIIFPNPMYGDWEGALYDYDFKKSDAEKDKIRHDNLKSFDAK, encoded by the coding sequence ATGAAGATGAAGAGGGGCATTACCACTTTATTATCTGTAGCAGTTCTATCTACATCACTTGTAGCATGTTCCGGAACACCAGAGAAAACAGTGGCAAAAGAAGAAAAAGTAAAATTAACAGACCAGCAATTAATGGCTGATTTATGGTATCAAACAGCTGGTGAAACGAAAGCACTTTACTACCAGGGATACAATATCGGTCAATTAAAGCTTGATGCAGCTCTTGCAAAAGGGACAGAAAAAAAACCTGCTATCGTACTTGATTTAGATGAAACTGTTTTAGACAACAGTCCTCATCAAGCCATGAGCGTAAAAACAGGCAAAGGCTATCCGTATAAATGGGATGACTGGATTAATAAGGCTGAAGCCGAAGCCCTTCCAGGCGCAATTGATTTCTTAAAATATACCGAGTCTAAAGGTGTAGATATTTACTACATCTCAAATCGTAAAACGAACCAACTAGATGCAACAATTAAAAATCTTGAGCGTGTAGGTGCTCCTCAAGCAACGAAAGAACATATATTACTACAAGATCCGAAAGAAAAAGGAAAAGAAAAACGACGTGAACTCGTTTCTCAAACACATAATATCATCTTATTCTTCGGTGATAACTTATCTGATTTCACTGGTTTTGATGGAAAGTCTGTAAAAGATCGAAATCAAGCAGTAGCAGATTCAAAAGCACAATTTGGTGAGAAATTTATTATTTTCCCTAATCCGATGTATGGTGATTGGGAAGGCGCTTTATATGATTATGATTTCAAAAAATCAGATGCAGAAAAAGATAAAATCCGCCATGACAACTTAAAATCATTTGATGCAAAATAA
- the motB gene encoding flagellar motor protein MotB gives MRSKKNRRGKKKKHDEHIDETWLIPYSDMLTLLFALFIVLFAMSSIDAAKFKQMAVAFRSELAGGTGNKEFLSDQKPNDEKELSASSLEAEQTKKQEEARANEKKEMDELKALQKKIDQYINEKQLSSSFQTKLTEKGLMVTILENVLFDSGKADVKLESLGIAKEMSSLLVSASPREITVSGHTDNVPIANAQFASNWELSTQRAVNFMQVLLQNKELQPEKFSAIGYGEYRSIAPNDTQEGKAKNRRVEVFILPLTEKAK, from the coding sequence ATGCGGAGTAAGAAAAATAGAAGAGGCAAAAAGAAAAAACATGATGAACATATCGATGAAACTTGGTTAATCCCATATTCTGATATGTTAACGTTGTTATTTGCATTGTTCATCGTTTTATTCGCAATGAGTAGTATAGATGCTGCGAAGTTTAAACAGATGGCTGTTGCTTTTCGAAGTGAATTAGCTGGTGGAACAGGTAACAAAGAATTTTTAAGTGATCAGAAGCCAAATGATGAAAAGGAATTATCAGCAAGTAGCCTTGAGGCAGAACAAACAAAAAAACAAGAAGAAGCTAGGGCGAATGAAAAAAAAGAAATGGATGAATTGAAAGCATTACAAAAAAAGATTGATCAATATATTAATGAGAAACAATTATCATCTTCTTTTCAAACTAAATTAACTGAAAAGGGATTAATGGTAACAATATTAGAAAATGTACTGTTTGATTCGGGGAAAGCAGATGTGAAGTTAGAATCACTAGGGATTGCAAAAGAGATGTCTAGCTTACTTGTTTCAGCATCACCTCGTGAAATTACAGTATCGGGACATACGGATAATGTTCCTATTGCAAATGCACAATTTGCGTCGAATTGGGAATTAAGTACGCAGCGGGCAGTTAACTTTATGCAAGTATTACTCCAAAATAAAGAATTACAACCAGAAAAATTTAGTGCGATTGGTTACGGAGAATACCGTTCAATTGCTCCAAACGATACACAAGAAGGAAAGGCAAAGAATAGACGTGTGGAAGTGTTTATCTTGCCTTTAACAGAGAAAGCAAAATAA